From the genome of Watersipora subatra chromosome 9, tzWatSuba1.1, whole genome shotgun sequence:
GACAGTGTTATAATAAATAGTTCATAACAATTCAGTTTACAGTGTACAGGTCtacaagtcagcaataaaggattatttTATACTCTCACAGCAATCTTCGGCATATTATTACATAGACACtatattacttatacatagttaGCTGCAATATTACACCCAGACGGATGTCTTAACTCTTAGCCTTGTGCAGACACcaggatacaatcacaacaccagatatctcgaacctgtcacattgcatcaccactttgtgacaattttcatgtttgttttctgcacaaaatcatcagcaaaattataattagtatcaCATAATTCTTCATCTGCATTCATCCCTATCATCTATCGCATCCAATACTTGTGTGGTATTGatttttttcgcgatatcgtttCAGTAAAAAATGTATTCGAAAAGAGGAAAAATAGAAGTAAAATTTCTTTCTAACGCACTATGTAAGAATTACTTTgattagtttgtatttttatttggaAAAAGCTTTGTATACAGAGCCATGTGGATTCTGGAATACTAGCcgtcagggttcaaagggttaagaatTGGGCCTAAACTGATCATGCATCTGTATCTCACCTACACTTGCATTTATTTTACTTACTACACTTACGATTCTTTTAAATACCAAAAAAAACAATCAGGACTCTGATAAATGGATACTATTTGCTATCCCTGACTCTCAGTTGCAAAGGTTTTTGTAAGCTGTTTGTGTCACAGATAAAGCGGGTGCAAAACCTGGCTCTGTATAGAATGACTGAGGCGTATAAAGAGAAGATAGCTGAGGAGACGAGAAGCACCTGCAATAATGTTCAAAGGCAGCTCTGGCATGGTACATCTGGAAGCAATGTGCAGCTGATCTGCGCAAATGGCTTCAGTAGAAGCTATGCCAAACCCGGTATGCATCTTTTTCACtcttaaatatttttactttttacaaatttattatgctggaaaaattttatttttataaaatgctgTTAGCTCTGTTACAGCTGTTCAATGCTTTTATATAAACCTTGAAAGAATGTAATGGGCTTTGTAGAATTACGGTTTACTTTGCTCAAAGTAGTATATTGTCCGTGATTGCTTCCAGGCAGGCAGGTAGCTTGCATGTAGTAAAGACTTTATAGGAAAGCTGGCTCTGTTTTAAGAATATATGCATGTCAAAAGTTAGCTTTAGCCTATGGTATATATTAGGCatgtaaaactttgttttcataAACCTAATTGGtgtttaataaatgttttaaatttaatgcgtAATGACTGGCGGTGTACATATAGCATGCATAAAAGTGTAACCTTTTGTCTTCTAGAGTAGTTAATTTTTCATGTGGGTAAActagttaaccctttgaacccttaCAACAGGTATTCTAGCATTGTTTAGCAAATGTCACAAACCCTGACGGCTGATATACTGGCAtccacatggctctgtttacaaaagttgtttttaaaaaacagcGTAAACTTATCAAATTAGTTTTTTAATAGGATTAGACCAGAgattttgcttccatttttaacccttctcaaatatctttatctacttcctttgTGAGAAACCGATGAATGTGGGCTCGATGGATATGATACTACTGCAAAGATTTCAGAATTTGTTTAATGTCAACAATTTtagtgaaatttataaacaatagacTTCGACATCCAATCACAGGGCGTTGTCAATTTCAATGTCATTTGTCATCCTAACAACAAACGACCCGATATCATGGGCTGTAGGGCAAAAAGTCTGACATCACTGTTACTACTGATAATCAATAATatgataacataatatataataatatgtggaTTAATCAGTAAACATGATCAAACATTTAATTTACGATATTGCATTTTAGTATAACTTGATACAAAAAATCAACACCGCTTTTCATTATTTCAATTATATTATCCTTTCTGTCACTTTTTATTTCGCAACACCAAAGGAATGAAGAGTAATTAGATCACTTTCCACAGGTAACAAGCTCAAAACATGACTGTTTTCGGTTTAACAATAGGCAGTCCTAACGTCATTTATGCCGAAGTCTATcgtttataaatttcaccaaCAATTTTGATTGTTTTAGCCCGAAAAActgtgaaacaatttttttatatgtgGTGACATTTGGTGTGTGTTGTTGGACTTTTTTTACCAGcatttcaccaaatatcattgcattatggacatgtttagatatacttaaagattgacttgcaacaaaattcacattacagttatttgatatcaaaagattcactatgtctgactttgctgtgttgtaggtgcaaaatatgtggaaatgtgattacaaactcttaaaatctcaaaaacggacagttaatcgcagccatcacgaaactgccatagattagaatctctttccaaaacggctcaaatgggacgtagctcaATGAGAGgcttgtttacactttcatgcaacctcattcgttgaaatattttcacaaatatacttcacgcattcaataaaaccatgtctattgttcttacgcgtccattttattgtcatcgtaatgctgtcacttttagcactgatatattataacttaacgtaaaaatttgtttagtttaCATATCATTACATAgtatgagtacatatcattgtctgataatcatgacaagcctgctGGTcactgtgataatcgaaaagtgctgcagaaattatttgcgaagtattgggtcacatgatcagattacgactagacgattacatcaagccgaaacaaagctgtaaagtagcgagcatctatacttcagacggggtcttcggtaaaacccaaaatgtttgtcataaactagtgctatgaaaagttttatattgagccttttattggcctttcaattcacatgagaacatcacataacaaaacaataaccaaatgtaatgactacatcagagaaataaacttattccaatctacggtggtctcgtgatggctgcgattaactgttcgtttttgagcttttaagagcttgtaatcacatttccacatatttggcacctacaagacagcagagtaagacacggtgaattttttgatatcaaatcactgtaatgggaatttggTTGCAATCCAACCTTTAATAAAAGCTTCAAAACGTCCTATTGCTTGAGAAATTGCCCAGGGATGCTGATACACATTGACAAGGACTGCCAAGGTTTAAAAGGTTAACTCTTATGTCATACTCGCTTGTGTCTGAGATAAAGATAAGATAACTCATTTTGTTGTAGCAGACTAGTGAATGTTTTGCATCGTGTTGAAGGTTTAGCCATCGGTCAAGGCACCTATTTTTCAACCACTTCTCAAGGATCAATGAGTTATGCTGGGGACAGTAGCATCATTCTGGCGCGTGTAACAGTTGGACGCTATGTACAGGGAGCTTCAGGAATGACACAACAGACACTTCCCTCTGGTTATCATTCCACAGTAAACATTACGGAATGTCCACAAGTGTTTGTTGTCTATCATGATGCAGCAGCTTATCCTGAGTACATCATCTCTTTCAGGAGATGATAACTCCCTTTGCTAGTTAGATGGATGTCAGTTTATGATCGGCATAAGGATAGTTACTTGCAGGCTGGTCTGTCTGTTTCATACATCACTGACTTATTTCACACTCTATCCGTCACTGGTATATTATACTCTTGTTATAAAAGGCTGTAGTGTTTGCTAGCATTTTCTttgcattaaattaaatttacataaatttatagGGTTTATGGTCTAAGTACTCTTCTCTCACATTTTGTagtttcaataatatttttgttagttatatattatttcaaaTTGTGCAAAAGCTACTGATTGCAGCATCAGGTCATCACTGGGGTCACTATTGTTGTATATTATTCTTATTTTCTTAAATAAGCAAGTCAAAAATCTTTGCTCCTTTctattaacaaatttttacttAATAAATATCCTTATATCACTTTTCCCGCTCTGTAAATTGAaaataatcttttttcaacACTTTTTACAAACCTCTGCTTACAATCAACTCAACATCAGAACTTTCTACTACACAGTGTAATATTTGAGCTATATGGCATTCTGAGCCTGAATTAACGTCAATATAACAATCTCAAATTTGTTGAATCtttgaaattttgaaatttgaaaatttgaatTTGTGGAATCGTAGTAAGTGAAGgcatgaaaaataaatttagaatcgaacaaaagatgaaaaaataagaaaatatatAAACGTAAGTTTGTTGTCAGAGTAAGTTATTCTCGTGCCTGTGCCACTAACATAGCCTTCAAACCTACGCATGCTGAGCCTCCATTCCCATCTTGGTGTCTATAAAGTAAGGCAGCAATAAAAACTATTGTTATTCATCATAACTTTGGTAGTTTAGTTTTTTGCATTTTGTTTAtgcattaataatatatataatataatatagtttctataatatatatataaactagaaaatccactgtcatacagcccacgaccaaagtaataatggaaaaaagaaaggatacTGTTGGTTGcggaaaaagtagttctcagcaggaattgacagaatatagtgtaaatgaaacttgtttgagatgatataaaataaatttgagggagcacgactctaaaaaggcgcaactaacaatttattttggaggtaaagttgggttgaaaccaggtatacaaGTAATTGgtaaattgttgatattacaatatctgttataagtaCACAGTATGTGTTAAAGGTCGCACAGTCTAGTctctcttttgcgttgtaagatttggtcattgatagctaatcgagtgatgcgctccctagcaaagttgttaaaaagtaagtcattgatttatgatttgatttactcaaatttatgttttacaataataaaataaatattaattcaagctgtagacctaacctactgtacgtaatttaactaacaacagcaataatgaaatatgtttattatatcccttattatattgaaatgcaatattaaaagtaaaatagcaagctgccgtgtaatatacaatttgaaagtttgttgttggttaaaataaatattaattcaagctgtagactcaaactattgtacgtaatttaactaacaacagcaataatgaaatatgtttattatatcattgaaatgcaatattaaaagtaaaatatattgtaatatacagtttgaaagttggttgtggtGAAtgcagaacggttttgacaacgatatgtaacagaaataaatattagtaaaataaatatttaattatctcaaacctatgttttacaacaataaaataaacattaattcaagtTGTAGGCCTAACTTACTGTAcataatttaacaacagcaataatgaaatgtgtttattttatctctgaaatgcaatattaaaagtaaaacggcCGTGTAATAAACAGTTTGAAAgctggttgtgttgaatgtagaatggttttgacagtgatatgtaacagaaagcaagcattagcattcacgcgtctggaagctTTATGCAAaatggagtgaaataaagaaatattcttgtcataaaggggcaatgtagtaacgccctatcttgtagataagatgttaagaagtctggctgatgttctagattatttgaaaaactttcagtaattggacaaaacttaggctgataaactgtgtaccacattttcgtacctgtaaatcggtctacgcctcaaacagacTACTTTAATTACACATACCTGcttggcaattaaacaatgccatagactggtgaaatgagcacgttcttttcgtgaaatgtgcactgctaaatagttctactatctgtcgcatggctttattggcgtatcgtaggtcAGTcataactattaataaaccaagctttttaagcgttttgtggcgatttttggccaaattaatctgtctgtttatgtataatctgatcagatgagTTAGTTTCAGGGTTTTGCGGTAACCTttaaaagacttggtaacatatttaaaaaggtttgtattttgtatcgttattatatttaaacgactctacacaaaaatggttaaatttgttgatgagattttagtacaagggtttgtgacggctgttaatgaataattttcaggagttgtgtgcacatgtgcatttatcataaatctcttaACCAATcacttcgctcttgtttggtcgtgggactactTGTTTGTCGTTCATATGCCCAGTTATGGCAATAAAGCTGTGGTAaccatatatatgtgtatacgtatacatatatgtatatacagtcaaacatggataactcgaacttcatggcaccgagcgaaagtgttcgaattatcagagcgtccaagttatcagagcactgtcacaagtccatgtatttacttatttattagt
Proteins encoded in this window:
- the LOC137405423 gene encoding protein mono-ADP-ribosyltransferase PARP12-like; protein product: MSNLFDRISSALKDVFLPFPSSWERTLGRGQYFVVLSPSTQEYTDVQTMFLRTSGPCIVTQIKRVQNLALYRMTEAYKEKIAEETRSTCNNVQRQLWHGTSGSNVQLICANGFSRSYAKPGLAIGQGTYFSTTSQGSMSYAGDSSIILARVTVGRYVQGASGMTQQTLPSGYHSTVNITECPQVFVVYHDAAAYPEYIISFRR